The window ccctcaacgccATCCCATAATCCCCCCCATTCGGCGTCCTAAGCAGCGTATGAATATGAAACTTTGCCGGCTCCTTATTCGTCAAGAAAACCCCCGAGTGGTGATCAAACTCGACCAAAATCACGGGGCTCTGAACCCGGTAGTAAAACGCATCGTGATCCCCAAACCCGCCAATCCAACAAAAGTACGTCTCGTGAAACCACTCCCTCAGCTGCTCAAGTCTGATCTTCCTCGCAGTGGAGGGGAGGTAGAGGAGGTATTCGTCCAAGATCTCCGCAACGAGATCCTGTTGGGACTGGGTCATCTCCGAGACTAACACCCCCTCATAGGGAACAACCCTATTGTCCCGATAGGCACCGCAAAGGTGGCGTTGGTCGTCGTGgttccacctcccctttgGCATGGCGTCATCTTTTAAATTCTTATACACCTGCGCGAGTGTTTGTTTCTCAGCTGGTAAAGACTGCATCAGCTGCAAccccaacttctcctccCGCTGCAGGATTTGGGTTCCTTTGTAGGGGCCCGAGTCAATCATGTTTGGCTCTGCGCCTGTGAACCACGGGCTTATCACCACTTGGTCTTTgtagaagaagaggttgaggcagaggtggtggccgtAGAAGGAGTAGCCCCagggtgttgtggtggagggggagccgAAGAGGACAAAGTTGTAGGAGTGCTCGTTGCAGATCTTCGGGGCGGAGACGAGCTCGCCGAGGAAGTGGTTGATGCGCATGGCCGAGAGGGCTTTGTGGTAGCCctcgggggagagggaggattgGAGGACTGAGAGGACGGCATCCCGGATTAGGGGGGTGAGCTCGTCGAGGCGGATGCctttgttggagaggagaaaTTCGGGGTTGGACCAGGTGCGCCATTCGGGGGAGTCGATGTGGTAGAGGGTGGATTTgagttgggaaggggacaacagggagaggaggttggtggtggcggtgactatggaggagatggggatttcttctggggagaggtggaatAGGTTTGGTTTTACGTTTCCTGGGAAGCGGGTTAGAATGGACGGCTCTGAATGAGCGTAAAGGGGTTATGAAACAGACCATCGCTGGTTACGCCCTTGAAAGGCTCCTGGTAGAGCTTCAGCCAGTGAAGGTAGAGGCCATGAAGCCATGGGGGGTTCCCCCCTTCAATGAATGCTTTGGCGTATTCATGGGCATCCTGCTTTTGCATCTCAGTGAAGCGGGGGATGGACAAGTCAGGGAGGTGCTTATGGTATGTCTCGATGTCTGGTTGGTCTGCCATTTTGACTGTCTGGTGTAGTGCTCGCACCTAAGATTACTAGATTGTCACAATGACAACAAAGACTGAAGTGAGTGATGAGGTGAAGTGAGAATAGAATAAGAAGTTGAAATTCTGTCACTAGGCATGTAGGTCTAGACACGGAAAGGCCCAGCCGGTGGTTGAATTGATGCCGGGGAATGAGGTAAAACTATCTCCCGATCCCTGCAGCCACCTCGGCGTACCAGACATCGCCAATGGCGGAATGAATTAGAGAAAGACGGACGATAACCCGGATGTGTGGGGTGATCAAGATGGTGGAGTtggctgcccctcccccgcttcCCCAGCTCCCCGCTCTTGACTACATGCCTCCTGGACACATGGGAGATGGGCGATGTGTGGTGGTAGATTCATATTCTCATAAGGGAAATGCTGGTGAAAGTGCAATTCAAGGCTATTTGCCAGATGCCAAAGACAACTCAAATCCATTCCGTGAACCAAATCCCACCGCATCACAGCTCCTTAAAGTTAACATGGAACAAATCCACCCTTTTCCTCTTCGCTCTCAACTCCCCAATATTCTGCTGAATAGCTACACCACACATATTAGCCACCAtagccaccatcaacaatgACATCATCACGACACTCACCTCCCGGCTTCCCCTTAGCCTCAACATGCGCCTCCTTACTGACCCACCCAATAACCATTCTCACACTcttctccccagccccatccccatcaaccttcACCTCCGCCCCATAATCCGCACCCTTATACCCCTCCAGCTTATCCCCCTCAACAGCACTGACAAACCGCCCAACCTGctcctcaaacccctcctccgtctcaaAAGCAGTAAACACCTCAGTGCATGGCGCCTTCAACACAGCCGTGTCAAACTGATAAACAAATGTCTCTTGAGCCCTGACATGAtccttgatgttggtgatgcacTGCTTTGCTGCAGAGGCGGATGACCATTCTGCATATGCGTTGTCAGTACTCGTGACTTGGAAACATGATACCGAGAAAAATGGGGGCGAACAGACCAGTTGCCAGCACCCAGGTCTTTGGATCCTCGAGCTTTTGGCCAAAGAAACCTTGTTGAAAATCAGGCTGGGACTTTACTTTGGCCACAGCATCTCCCGGAAGTTGATTGCCAGAGTCGAGAGACTCGACGTCGAGTGTTTGGAAGAGTGTGACGGTGGCGGACGATGGCATTGTTGAGATGTATGGGCGTGGATAactgttggttttggttgatgATTCTGGTTGAGAAACTGTAATTGGGAAAGCTGGCCAGCTGAGAAACACGATGACGTATTAATTCAACTAACCTGTCAACTTGATAACTTGCCAGACTGGACACCGTCAACAGCGGGATCCTTCACTTTCTTTAGGACCAGTCACAAATTGTCTACAGATCACGAGCAATGCACAAAGGAGCTAAAATGGGAGAAAATGGCGGGTTTGTTATTGAGAGTGTTCTATAAAAACCTTGAACACAAATCCACAACCCAAAACTCCCGGTTGCCGGTATGCATATGGTGTGTGAGACGGCGCGAAGTGCGAGAAGGGCACGGGCTTTGCGGACAAGAATGACATGTAGCGCGTTGCCCGCTGGGAGACGCGACCAGCCCAGCCCAAGCCACCTCTTGGCCCTTGCCCTAGAGAGAGTGTGGGATAGTCGAACAAGAGCGGGA is drawn from Podospora pseudocomata strain CBS 415.72m chromosome 1 map unlocalized CBS415.72m_1, whole genome shotgun sequence and contains these coding sequences:
- a CDS encoding uncharacterized protein (EggNog:ENOG503NVPG; COG:S) produces the protein MADQPDIETYHKHLPDLSIPRFTEMQKQDAHEYAKAFIEGGNPPWLHGLYLHWLKLYQEPFKGVTSDGNVKPNLFHLSPEEIPISSIVTATTNLLSLLSPSQLKSTLYHIDSPEWRTWSNPEFLLSNKGIRLDELTPLIRDAVLSVLQSSLSPEGYHKALSAMRINHFLGELVSAPKICNEHSYNFVLFGSPSTTTPWGYSFYGHHLCLNLFFYKDQVVISPWFTGAEPNMIDSGPYKGTQILQREEKLGLQLMQSLPAEKQTLAQVYKNLKDDAMPKGRWNHDDQRHLCGAYRDNRVVPYEGVLVSEMTQSQQDLVAEILDEYLLYLPSTARKIRLEQLREWFHETYFCWIGGFGDHDAFYYRVQSPVILVEFDHHSGVFLTNKEPAKFHIHTLLRTPNGGDYGMALRGLVKEGVVEQRYLWEP
- a CDS encoding uncharacterized protein (EggNog:ENOG503P577) — protein: MPSSATVTLFQTLDVESLDSGNQLPGDAVAKVKSQPDFQQGFFGQKLEDPKTWVLATEWSSASAAKQCITNIKDHVRAQETFVYQFDTAVLKAPCTEVFTAFETEEGFEEQVGRFVSAVEGDKLEGYKGADYGAEVKVDGDGAGEKSVRMVIGWVSKEAHVEAKGKPGAIQQNIGELRAKRKRVDLFHVNFKEL